AAAAAAAGTTACATATGAAAGAAAAAAAAATTCTGAAAAAATATCCATAATTAATACTAAATTAATACATCAAATTTTCGACACCATTAATATCTCTCTTTTGGTATTAATTTTCACATTGTTTTTCTTATCTTTTGATAGTCAAAGAAAATGGTCAAATACATATAAAAACTTATCTAAAACAAGAGCTATCAATAATAATCTCATTGATTATATTTCACAAATTGAAGAATTTTATATTAGTGAACTTGAGTCTCTCAATATTTATAGGAAAACTAAGCCTGAAGATTTAATCTATCTAGATAAACTTCCAAAAAAAAAAGAAAGTTTATTTAAGAAAAATTTAAATAGTTTCATTGAAGGTTTTAGTGATAGCAAATATCAAGAGGGATATTGATGAAAAAACACAAAAAAATTGTTCGTCTAGTACCCCTTGATCAAAGAAGATTTAAATATCTCTATATTTTTAGCTTACTATTAATATTTTGTTTGTTCGGAAGGTTAGTTAAATTGCAAGTCTTTAACGCCTCTGATTTGGAAAGGAAAGCTAGATTAATTCAGTCTTCTAAAACTAATGCCTTAAAAAAAAGGAGAGCAATTGTAGATAGAAATAATAGACTAGTTGCTTACGATAAACCGCTCTATAAGTTATGGGCTCATCCAAAATATTTTAATTTTCCTGGTGATTCAATTAACAGAGTTCGCAGTATTGAAGAAGTTATAGAAAAATTGTCACCTATCTTGGATATAAATGGTGAAATACTCTTGAGTAAATTTAATAATAAAATCAGTGGTATCAAGCTTTTGGATAAAATTTCCGAAGAAAAGGCAGACAAGATTAAGAGCCTTCAAATAAGCGGAATTGATTTATTTAAATATTCGCAGAGATATTATCCGCAAGGGGCGCTTTACTCTAATCTTGTCGGTTTTGTTAATGATGAGAATATAGCTTCAGCAGGTTTGGAGCTTCATTTAGATAATCAAATTAAAGTTTTTAATAAAAGTAATTTAATAAAAAGAGGAGGAGATGGAACTCCTTTGCCGGATAATTCAGCCCCAGGTGATTTTGTTACTGATTACAAAAGTTTAGGCCTAACTATAGATTCAAAATTACAGAAAGCTTCATTCAATGCATTATCTAAGCAAGTAAGTAAATGGAAAGCGAAGAAGGGATTTGCCATAGTTATGGATGTTAATAATGGACAGATTCTCTCTTTGGTCGCAGTCCCGTCTTACGATCCAAATAAATTTTGGCAGTATGATTCTGGACTCTTCAGGGGTTGGTATTCTAAGGATTTATTTGAGCCTGGTTCAACTTTTAAACCTATTAATCTTGCCTTAGCTTTAGAAGAAAAAGTAATCCAGAAAGATGGAGTAGTTGAAGATATTGGAAAGATTAATGTTGGAGGATGGACACTTTCTAATTGGGATAAAAAAGGTAATGGATACATTGACTATCCAAAAGTTTTGCAGGTTTCAAGTAATGTTGGGATGGTAAAAATAATGCAAAATTTAGACCCTAAAATTTATTGGGATTGGCTAAGCAATTTAGGTATAAATAAAAATTTAGAGACTGACTTATTTGAATCAACTGCTGGCCAACTAAAGAGAAAAGATATATTTGTAAATCAATCAATTGAGCCTGCTGTAACTTCTTTTGGTAAAGGTTTCTCAATCTCGCCACTTAAATTGCTTCAACTTCATGCAGCTTTAGCAAATGGTGGTTTTGAAGTAACTCCTCATGTAACCTCAACTTTCAAAGAGAGATTTAATAAAAATCCAAAAAAACAATTTTTTTCACACGAAGTCTCTAAAACTGTTCTTGAATGGATGGAAAGCGTAGTTGATAAAGGTAGTGGATCTGGAGTGAAAATCGAAGGTTACAGGATAGCGGGGAAAACGGGCACTTCCCAAAAGGCCTTAAATGGTTCCTATACAAGTAAAAAAGTTTGCAGTTTTGTGGCGACCTTACCAGTTAATAATCCGAAATATGCT
This region of Prochlorococcus sp. MIT 0604 genomic DNA includes:
- a CDS encoding penicillin-binding protein 2, whose amino-acid sequence is MKKHKKIVRLVPLDQRRFKYLYIFSLLLIFCLFGRLVKLQVFNASDLERKARLIQSSKTNALKKRRAIVDRNNRLVAYDKPLYKLWAHPKYFNFPGDSINRVRSIEEVIEKLSPILDINGEILLSKFNNKISGIKLLDKISEEKADKIKSLQISGIDLFKYSQRYYPQGALYSNLVGFVNDENIASAGLELHLDNQIKVFNKSNLIKRGGDGTPLPDNSAPGDFVTDYKSLGLTIDSKLQKASFNALSKQVSKWKAKKGFAIVMDVNNGQILSLVAVPSYDPNKFWQYDSGLFRGWYSKDLFEPGSTFKPINLALALEEKVIQKDGVVEDIGKINVGGWTLSNWDKKGNGYIDYPKVLQVSSNVGMVKIMQNLDPKIYWDWLSNLGINKNLETDLFESTAGQLKRKDIFVNQSIEPAVTSFGKGFSISPLKLLQLHAALANGGFEVTPHVTSTFKERFNKNPKKQFFSHEVSKTVLEWMESVVDKGSGSGVKIEGYRIAGKTGTSQKALNGSYTSKKVCSFVATLPVNNPKYAVLVVVDEPSKSYAYGSTVAAPVAKEIIESLIVIEKIPPKIKDHGMIVKKP